The Tachysurus vachellii isolate PV-2020 chromosome 21, HZAU_Pvac_v1, whole genome shotgun sequence region TTCATGTAAACCTCATTTCCCAGACTTGTTTTCTCAGCcacatcataaacacacactttatttatttatttatttatttttacatattttctaGCTTTCTGAACACGAGAGAGATAAATCATCTTCTGCACCTTTAAACACGACACATTagattttgttgtattttaaacAAACGGCCGCGTGGCTCAGTCAGACACCCGGACACACTCCGACacggtctcacacacacgttactCTTAATTCAGACTCGTTTTGTTGAAACTTCTGTCGATcctccattttatttttctctttttatcctGAATTTAATCCATCAGACTGAATCaagtttgttgttttcttcttgTTACCTATGAGGCTAATATTGCTAACAGGTAATAGAAAGCGTACGGCCTCCACATCAGCAgggtgtctgtatgagtgtgtggcAGAACAGTAGTCTCTCAGAGGGGGCGTGGCCTGAAGGGGCAGTTATACTCTAGAaatcgagtttttttttttaatcattctagggtttttttttttgtgcagttttaCACCATGCTAAACCACTGGCTATAAGCTTTCATTATTTGAGCCTTGCCATTCCCAAAGCTTCTCAGTTGAGGATGTTGcaagatttattttagtttccAGATAAATTTAAAGTcttgaaataaatcatttttacttttgctGCTGTTTCCAGAGCGAGAACGACCAGCGACACCTAATGCCTCGGCAACCACAGCAGGGATCCAGACCATAATACTCATCTACACTGTTTACAGCATGGACTCGAGTGaggagcgacacacacacacacacacacaccctcaccaGCAGAGCAGCGCTGGACTCGTGCGCACTGCCGGGTCTCGATTCCaacctattttttattttctttggatTTCACAGACTCTGACGTAGTTCTATGCATCGCTGATTTGTATCACGGTATTTTTTATTAGAAGATCACGttatttctgaaatactctattttttatatcagaaaACGACTTCGAAGATCTCCGGCTCATGTCCGCGACCCACGGCGCTTTTCATGGTACTGAAGTATTTGAGTATTTTTGATAAAACGACGCGCTCGCTTtgaggaacagaaaaaaagtcTTAAGAATCTCTTGTTTAACGAAACGACAGAACGCTCCATTGTCTGGTTTGTGTATCCAGTTTATGTCTCATGtatattaaaacttttttttttttttagagaataaACGTCTCGCCTGAGTTAATGAGTGGGTGTGGAGTATGCAAATGAGCATGTTATTTTGTCTGTTATGCAATTATCATCCtcaatgtttacacacacaggtctgtaagGCAGATCCTTTAATAGTGTGACCTTTCATTTAAACGActaaacatttataacattagCTACACACTTAAATCACACTTAACAAGCATTGTGAAAAATAAGGGCACTGTTTATTCGAGCTTTATTACGACTTTAAAGGTTTAAACAGTGAAATTTGTATGACGTCATATCTGATAAGGTTcagcttcctgtgtgtgtgtgtgtgagattttcaGGTCACACAGGAACCTTCAGGATTCACAGCGCTCTCGCTTGAGCTCCGTTGATAAAACAGACATCTGAAACACTGAGTAAAAACGTTCGGATTAAAAGTTTACGTGTCAGCCGATAGGAGACGGAGGTGCGGGCGGAGTTTCCTGGTCACATGACTCACTCGATCGAGACAAAGCATTGACACAGGACTCTTTCCTCATCGTAAATCAGTTGTTGACGTGGAAACGAAAAACGCGTCAGAACGAGAAAACTAATCGTTACCTTTGGACCAATAAGAATCCAGAGCTCAGCGTCAACAAAACGACGAAACGGTTTTGATGTTTATTAGACTTTCATCTCGTATCATCATCAGGCTTTTACTTTAATCAGATAAATAAAACCTTGACATTTGTTCtttaaacagacagaaatcAGATCATTATCATTAGTGCAATAAAAATCGAATTTCAGCAAAGGCATTATGTTTAATGAGAATCAGACGTTACAGACTAGGGTCAGTCACAACACTTCTTAGGTACGGCGGGGTTCTGAATATTGTGACCGTCACAGTGTGTGcgctcagaaacacacacacagtccagacCTGGGTGACATTTCACACTCGAGTCTCGGTGGAGTTCAGAAGATCAGCGGAGGAACACCGCTTCCAAACAGCAGTCTCCAGGAGGACGGAGTTCTCCACAGAACAGAACCCTGAACCTGAGACAGGAATCACAGtttctccatcatcatcatcatcatcatcatcatttgtaATGAACTATAGCCGAAGCTGAGCAGTGATTAAATTGAAATCTGTCTCTTCACacaaacatatcgtcgctgtcgggcggaaacctcgtatgtccaaatttggtcaatttcatatctatgctattggtcagtccccacgtgggtctgttatttttacaagttattaaccaatctaaagtcttgaaaatagcttgagcgcaaatctcataactccattggacacttcaactgtccacctcttcctcactccgtgggagagcttcacggcatatttctcctcaagaagagtcgcaacgaatcaacacgtcttctgaggtaaatgtcttcaaaacactgggctcaaagaaaaaaaaatcttgacccccgctagttctggtgctcgtctgaggacaggaatttagcgcaagacaatccactgcaacgcggactaaaccctgtgtactgcagataaggtacggagtttttttaatttcctgaaaaataacggttttggagatacgaggattccgtctgacagcgacgatataaaagTCCATGATTAATTAACATCAGTATTCAGTAATATACACAAATCGGCTGTAACATTAAACCCCTCACAGATGAAGGTCATGTTATGTCTGATcagtggaaacacacacacagtcactgacCGGTTTGTCCAGCAGGTGGAGCCAGTCATTCAGGTGATTGACGAGCGTGAAGGCGTCAGGGACGTTGTCTCCCTCAGAGCAGAACAGCAGCAGAACCACCATGGAAATGTTCTCACTGCAGCTAAagaccacaaaacacacacactttaactcCTCATAACTTTAACTTTTCTAACTGGATCACTAGACAAAAGAGATAAAGGGACATAAACAAGAAGCTATATGGAcaagatgaacagacagagagagagacagtaacgCAGGTACacagataaacagagacagGAGGTTTGTGGTGATCAGTACCAGTCATTATAGAGAGCTTTAGTGACGCCTCCTCCTGGGATGTAGAGACGCTGTCTGTCTGAATCAGGAACTCCAGGGAAAGcgctcactctctccatctccctccaTCCCAGCCTCTGCAGCATCTCCTCCGTGTCTCCACGCAGAGCCTGAGTGAGCAGGTATCTCAGAGGAGAGCTGCATCAccacaacaacaagaaaaaaacaacattaaaagcCAGAACATTTGCAGAATTTTGACCGAACCGTTAAGATTTGAAGATCCGTCGTCGTGGAAGAAGCCGACAGGTTCTAACATAGAGACGGTGGTTTGTACCCGAGGAGCTGCTGGTCATCTCGGTGGTGAGC contains the following coding sequences:
- the psmg2 gene encoding proteasome assembly chaperone 2 yields the protein MFVPVGERAVCFIGFTLITPAVSVGNVAQLSADLIISTLDMVRLGHFHTDCLIPMAGNNPYSRGDEDTAVFSTNAEVYCRSDLQLAVLQIRTPVLPTKMKSFRKLLVSWIKASGFSRTVLLSSCHAHHRDDQQLLGSPLRYLLTQALRGDTEEMLQRLGWREMERVSAFPGVPDSDRQRLYIPGGGVTKALYNDCCSENISMVVLLLFCSEGDNVPDAFTLVNHLNDWLHLLDKPVQGSVLWRTPSSWRLLFGSGVPPLIF